GTTTGCACAAAAAGTAACAGACAAAGAAGGCCAAGCCGTAATGCAAGGCGAGGGTACAATCGCCCTTAAACAACCTATGATGATACGCTGGGAACAAACCAACCCAGACGACACCTTATTTGTATCTAATGGTGATAAAACCTATTACTTCGACAGTTTTGCTGAGCAAGTAACCATAATGAATACTCACAGCTTAATAGACTCAACGCCGTTTGTATTACTTACCTCAAAAGACCCTGCACAATGGGAAAAATACAGTGTTCAAGCAACAGAGTCTGGCTATAGTGTTACGCCAAATAAAGGCGTAGAAAGCCAAGTAGAGCAGTTAGATATTACATTTGTGGATAACCAAGCAGGCCTTGCAACATTAGTAGTGACAGATAACTCGGGCCAACTTTCATCGTTCACTTTTAACGATGCTAAAGTAAACACCGAGCTTGATGCCACAGTATTTGAATTTACACCGCCAGAAGGTGTTGAAATAGACGATCAAAGCCACGGTGAGTAATTTAGGCTTTAACTTTGGACCCGATGTACGCCCACTTGCGGCGCGAATGCGCCCAACAACGCTTGATGAATACATAGGTCAGCAGCATTTACTAAGTAGCGACAAACCTTTGCATCAAGCTATTGTTGCAGGGCGCTGCCATAGCTTAATTTTGTGGGGGCCGCCTGGGGTGGGCAAAACAACCTTGGCGCAAATTATTGCAAACCACGCCGATGCCGAGCTTATACAAATGTCGGCTGTGACCGCAGGCGTAAAAGATATTCGCGACAGCGTAACGCAAGCACATGATAACCTACAAAGCCGCGGGCAACGCACCTTAATGTTTGTGGATGAAGTACACCGTTTTAATAAATCGCAGCAAGATGCATTTTTACCTCACATAGAAGACGGCACGTTTATATTTGTAGGCGCGACAACCGAAAACCCCTCGTTTGCACTTAATAATGCTATTTTATCGCGTGCCCGCGTGTATGTTTTAAAGTCGCTTGCCGATACCGACTTATACACAGTAATAGAGCGCGCACTTGAGCAAGATGAGCAGCTAAACCAAAAAAACATTGTGATTGCTAATAACGCCAAAAAGGCGCTTTGCCAAGCAAGCGGCGGCGATGCCCGTAAAGTATTAAACCTACTTGAGCAAGCGGTTGATTTAACCACCGAGCATAACGGCACATATAACGTAGATGAGCACGTATTAAGCCAAGTACTGCCTACGCATTTGGCTAAATACGATAAAGGCGGCGATGAATTTTACGATTTAATCTCGGCTTTTCATAAATCGGTACGAGGCAGTTCACCCGATGGTGCGCTGTATTGGTATTGCCGTATTTTAGCCGGTGGTGGCGACCCACTTTATGTAGCAAGACGTTTACTTGCCATTGCCACAGAAGACATAGGTAACGCAGACCCACGTGCGATGGAAGTGGCATTAAACGCTTGGGATATATTTCAGCGTGTAGGCCCAAGTGAGGGCGAACGCGCCATTGCACAAGCCACTTTGTATTTAGCCAGCGCACCCAAAAGTAATGCGGTTTATATGGCGTTTAATCAAGCAAAAGCTGATGCCAAAAATGAGCCAAGTTACCCAGTGCCTGAGCATTTACGCAATGCACCAACCAACTTAATGAAAGACTTAGGTTATGGCGCAGAGTACCGTTATGCGCATAACGAAGAGGGCGCCTTTGCCGCCGGTGAAAAATACTTACCACCAGAAATGGACGGCAAGGAATATTACCTACCAAGCGATCGCGGCCTTGAGCAAAAAATTAAACAAAAACTCGATTACCTAAAAGAGCGCGATGCGCAAAGCCCACTTAAACGATACGAAAATGATTAAACTTTATATGATGATCGCCCTTGGCGGTGCCTCAGGGGCTTGTTTACGATTTTTTATTAGCGAAACCATGCTAAAACTCCTTGGTAGGGGATTCCCTTTTGGTACGTTGGCGGTTAATATTCTGGGTTCATTGTTAATGGGCGTTTTATACGGTTTGATAGATAAACAAATTATCACTGTAAGCCCCGCTAAAACCCTTATCGGTATTGGCTTTTTAGGTGCATTAACCACCTTTTCAACATTCTCAATGGACTCGTTGTTGTTGTTACAACAAGGTCACTTTATTAAAATGGCCCTCAATATCATCTTAAATGTGATGGTCTGTATTTTTATGGCTTGGCTGGGCCTTCAGCTGGTAATGCAAAAAGGTTAAAAAACTAACATGTTAGATTCTAAATATTTACGACAAGACGTTGAGCAAACTGCAGCACGCTTAGCGGCTCGTGGCTACGAGCTTGATGTTGCAAAAGTGACAGAACTTGAAGAGCAACGCAAAACATTACAAGTAAAAACGCAAGAGCTTCAAAGTCAACGTAACGCCAGTGCTAAAGCCATTGGCCAAGCAAAAGCGAAAGGCGAAGACGCACAGCCGCTATTAGACGCAGTGGCAAATTTAGGCAGCGAATTAGACGCAACTAAAAAAGCGCAAGACGAAGTACTCAACGCGATTAACGACATTGCTTTAGCAATTCCAAATTTACCAGACGAATCAGTACCAGAAGGCGCTGATGAAGACGACAACGTTGAAATACTTACCTGGGGCACGCCTAAAAAGTACGACTTTGAAGTAAAAGATCACGTAGATGTAGGGCAAGACCTAAACGGCCTAGATTTTGAAATGGGCGTTAAAATTAGTGGCGCACGTTTTACAGTAATGCGCGGCCAAGTAGCACGTATGCACCGTGCACTAACGCAATACATGTTAGACACCCACACAGACACAAACGGCTATACAGAAATGTATGTACCGTACTTAGTAAACAGCGCAAGCCTATACGGCACAAGCCAATTACCTAAGTTTGCAGGCGACTTATTCCATACATTAGGCCTAGTAAACGACGACGGTGAACAACAAGCTGGCTTTAGCTTAATCCCTACAGCAGAAGTACCGTTGACTAACAGCGCACGCGACGAAATTTACGACGAAAGTGATTTACCGATTCGCTTAACTGCGCACACACCATGTTTTAGAAGTGAAGCGGGCAGCTACGGTCGCGATACACGTGGTTTAATTCGCCAGCACCAGTTTGATAAAGTTGAACTAGTACAACTAGTTAAACCAGAAGATTCAATGCAAGCGCTTGAAGAGCTAACAGGCCACGCAGAGCAAATTTTACAAGCATTAGAACTACCATACCGTAAAGTAATTTTATGTATGGGCGACATGGGCTTTGGCGCAGCTAAAACATACGACTTAGAAGTATGGTTACCGGCGCAAGATACCTACCGCGAAATTTCGTCTTGTTCAAATATGGTCGATTTCCAAGCGCGCCGTATGCAAGCTCGTTTTCGCCGTGAAGGTGCTAAAAAGCCAGAGTTACTACATACACTAAATGGCTCAGGTTTAGCCGTTGGCCGTACACTAGTTGCCATACTAGAAAACTACCAACAAGCTGACGGTTCAGTAGTCGTACCAGAAGTATTACGCCCATACATGGGTGGACTTGAAGTGATTGGTAAAGCTTAAAGTACTAGCTATTAGTTTTTAGCTATAAGCTCTAAGTTTTAAGTAGAAAAGCCGCTGTTTTAAACGAACAGCGGCTTTTTTGTGGGTAAAAGGTTAAAGGGAAAAGGTTCGAGGTTAAAGGTAAAAGCTGAGATATTAATTCGCAGTGAAATTCATTGTGTAAGGATCGGCTTCATACATTATCGGCGCTATTTTGTATAAGGCGTACTTTAACGCGTGACACACAATTAAAAACTTTTGCTGGTTTTATAATCTCGAAAATGGGCTTACAACACCATTGGCTCCTTGCTGTAAAACATGAGTATATATTTGGGTTGTTCGCACATCACTATGGCCTAATTGTGCCTGAACCGTACGAATATCAGCGCCACTTTGCAATAGGTGCGTTGCAAATGAATGGCGTAAGGTATGTGGTGTAACGTGTTTCCTAATTTTTGCATCGTCAGCAGCCTGTTTAACAGCGCGTTGTAATTGCTTTTCATCAATATGATGACGCCTCAGCTGCTTACTCTCAGGATCAATGCTTAATTTATGTGATGAAAATAAATATTGCCAACCTAATTGTCTGTTATGGTTTGGATATTTTTTACGTAACAAATGCGGCATGTAAGCGCCGCTATATAAAGGGTTTTTCAGATCTAATTGCAGGTAACTATCAACTAATTGTATTTGAGAACGTAATTGCGGTATGAGCTCTACTGCAAGCGTCACAACACGATTTTTACCTCCTTTGCCATCCCAAATTCGAATGCAGTTATAGTCAAAGTCAATATCGTGTACTCGTAAACGCAGTACCTCCATTAATCGCATACCACTGCCATAAAGTAGTCCACAGGGTAAATAATGCTTCGCAGAGCACACTTTAAAAAAATTATTTATTTCCTGCTGCGTTAAAACTATCGGTAGTTTAGTTGCTCGTTTGCTCTTAATAAAACCTAATGATAATGAGAGTGGCTTTTTAATCACTTCTTTAAATAAAAAGCTCAACGCATTTAAGGCTTGTGCTTGAGTATTAGGAGCAACATTTTGTTGGTTGACTAAATGATTTAAAAAAAGTTCGACCTCATTATCTCCCATCGTTGTTGGGTGCCTCATAGAGTTAAAACGAATAAACGAAGCTATCCAGTATAAATACGCTTTAATGGTACTTTTAGCATAACGCTTTAGATACATTTGTTCGGCTATCATAGTTAAAAAAGGTGATTTCATGATATGAATCTCTAGCAAAATTTAACTGTATATATAGACAGTGCATATTGTTTTGTCCAATATTACTGATCTCAACCATTTCGGTGTATTTTCGCACTGATTAAAAATAATTTTCAGTTAACTAATTGTTTACAGGTGTTTATTTGATGGTTAAGATAAATGCATTGTAATTTATGGACATTTGTCGGTTTATAAAACGACAAATGTCGTAGACAAAATTGTTATAACTCACGAGGGAAATTGTGCCAAAATCAAAATTTATCATATTTCCAATTTTAGCAATTATTTCCTCAATTATTATTAAGCTAATAATTAATCTGCCTAGTGATGAAAATGATAAAAAATTTGTGTCAGTTTCCTACTTGGTCAAGCAAAATGAAATTACGAATAAGGCATTAGAAGAAGCATTTGTAAGACAGGTGGAAACTCATAATATCGCAGGGATTGTTGAAATATTTAATAAATCCCAAGAGCATAATGTAATTATGACTAGTGTCTTATTGAAGGCTTTTGATGCTGTAGATGCAATCGCAAATTTAATATTAATATTGTTAGTGATTTACGTAGTATTTGTGTATATCAAACGTGAGTTATAACAAGGCGCTTAATCGGACGTTTAACAGTTGGCTGGCGTTCGTTTCACTCACTAATTTTAGCCAACTATTAAACGCCGCTTAGCTTGGCGTTATAAAGCAAGGGAACTATGCGCTATCTAATCATTATTCTTGTCTCTTTAATTTCATCAAAAGGCTACACTCTTGATGAAGTAGAATACTGTCGAAGTGTCCCTTCAAAAGAAGATATGTTTTTGGGTGATATATCAACTTCAGATAATTTAGTTCTAAAGCTTAACAACCCTACATGTATTATGTTGCCAAGTATGGATTACAAAGCTGTTTATATAGATACAGTGAAGTTAATTGATTCTAAGCTTAAATTATCCAAAGATTTGAAAAAACAAATTAGAGTCAAAGGTGAAACTAGGTTTGTAATATCAAATAATGGAATTATTGAGATATTGCTGACAGTTAACGGTGTAAATGCTTTATAACAAGTTACTCAAAAGGACAAATAACAGTTGGTTTTTGCTCCTTCGTCGCTTATTTTAACCAACTATTATTTGCCTCTTAGTAAGGCGTTAGGTGAAATGAGAATGCGGCTAATATTCGCTATATTTATATCTATAACAATAAACTCAGGTTGTAGCCTGCTTGAGACCTCAGCTACTGTAGGATTAGCCTCTGGTCATGTTGTATCTCAATCAAGTAAAGAAGCAGCTGCACAGATAGCACCTACTTTATATGCTGATGAGATTAATATAACGGAATTAAAAAGCACTATCTGTACAACACTAGATTCTAAATTTGGAAACCGTTGGTATTATATGGGCAGTGACGATGAGTATGATTATGTGGTTACTTATCCATTTATAAAGTCACAGCAGATATATAAAATACTACGAGGTGCATTGTTTTTAAATCAGACGTTTGAAGTAACCCAAAACAAAAATGATTGGATAACGATTGTAAAATACAATTATATGAACCCAGCAAACAATCACTTCCATTGGCAGTTAGAATGCAATGCTTCTACTAGCAGTAATTTAAAATTTGGTGATTTTTCACCTAACAAGTCATTTCAGCAGGACAAATAACTGTTGGCTTTGCTCCTGCGTCGCTATTTTAGCCAACAATTATTTGCCTCTGAATGAGGCGTTATGTTGCTGGGTAAGTTATGGCCTCTTTAAAATCATTAAAAGGTGCGGCGTACGATATTGCGCACCATGCTCAGAGTGGATTGAGTTATTTACACCCATATATTGGCCAACTGTGCGAAGAAAAAGGATTAATTGAAGCTAGCGTCAATTTATTGGATAGCAATCCTTATCCATGTGAACTTCGCAGAATTGATCAATTGGAATCGTCGTGTATTGCATTGCAAGAGAAGTTCAAGGACATTTTAGCCAAGTTAAACTTACTACTATCTGAAGTACGTGGTTTGCATTTGAAATTTAGCTTTTCTTCAAGTATGGATGATTATTATACATGCTCTGTTGAGAGCACACTATTGAAGCAAGATGGAGCAAAGTTTGTTCAAAATGTTAGGTAGGCAACATAACAAAAACATAAAGACGGATTTGGCGGAAAAGCGCCGCCAAACCGCTTATGTAAAGTGTTAGCAGTACAGGAAAGTTCAGTGTTAGAAATAGGTGTCGAGGAAAAATCAGGAAATTTTATTGGGAGTGTAATTCACCTTCCATCTAATGCCTTGGTCAAAAGTTCATCTAAAACAGCCGAGAAAGCCGTATCTTTGTGTTTACGAGATCTTAGTAATCAACTTTCTAAATTACAGTGGTTTTATATCCAAGTATCTGAAGGTGTAATAACTGAATTATCAATAAATGGTCTCTTTGATTTTTCTTGTTCTGCCGTGAGTGTTACCTCATTTGAGGAGTATCTAGATAGTCAAAAAGTTATGCTTTCTTCTCTCCATCAATTTAGTTTCAATAACAAAAACTATTCTGGTTATGTTTGTAATCCCAATAGCTATCAGAAACTTATCGAGAGTATTTTAAATAATTCAGAGTTTGAGTTATCGTACTGCTAACAAGGCATTCAACAGGACTAAAAACAGCGGGCTTTTCGCTTCGCTCCATTTTAGCCCACTATTTTTAGCCCGTTAATTGGGCGTTAGCAGTACAAGAATCATTTCAATTAATGGAGTATATTTTCATGGAACAGAAAAGTGGTAAGCCTCAGTTAAAAGAATCTAATGACAATCTAGATCTTATTCGGATGCAAACCGAAGTTGCACTTGTAGATTCAATGACAAAATCAAAAACATTAACAATAATGGTAGTTGTTGGTGTTCTAGCGTTTTCTGGTTTTGCGTATTTTTTATATAAAATGGCTGGTATGCAATAACTTATGGAATGTACAGCTAACAAACTGTTAAACAAGGACAAAAAACAGTTGGTTTTTGCTCCTTCGTCGCTAATTTTAACCAACTATTTTTTGCCTGTTAACAGGGCGTTATACGTACTGCGATATAGGTGTAAATTTTGAGGATGACGAAATTCGATAGATATTTAAAAGCCTATTTCGACTTAAGTGATGAGTTTAAAAACTTGGACAATGAAACTATCCGAGAGTTAGTTAAAGGTTGGGAGCAATCACTTAAACAAATTGAGGATTTCGTTACTTCAAAAAAAGTAACAAAATCACAAATGGTATCAGGTTTGGAACAAGGGTTACGTGAGATTCCGGAGATTATCTGTGACTTACCCAGCCCAATTAAAGAACAGGCGCTATTAATGTATAATCAGGCTGTGCTTAAAACAATCCCGGAACTTGAGTAATGTACGTATAATTAAAGGTTGGGAGCAATCACTTATGAAAATACAGGGGGCAAATCTTGACTTCAGACATCAAGTCGCAATTAACTCGAAGTAACTTTAGTTTGTGCATTATTTTCCTCTTAAAGCGAAGCGCCTCTCACCCTCTTTGTTAATAAACTGGCTCTAAAAAAATTAGTTTTTGTTTTTTTAGCTTAAAAATCTCTGCCATATTTTAACTGCAAATGGGATGTAAGTGAAAAGCCACTGGCTTACTATTTATTCTGTTGTTTTGGAAGGTAACTGCAGTAAAGTGTTAGTTAATTAACCTAAATAAGGAACATTCATGGAATTAGCTAAAGCTACAAGCTTGCAATTTGAAGTATCAGAAACAGGTCATCAAATTGTTCAGGCTGAAATAAATGGGCATACAGTACGTTTAATTTTAGATACAGCGGCGGGTGCATCTGTTTTAGATAGAGCATGTATTAAATAGCTTGGAATACAAGAGGCACTAAGCGAAGAAAATGACGCAGGTTTAGGTACAACCGAACACGAAATGGGCTTAACAGACGTTGTAAAATTTGAACTGGCAGGGCAGGTGTATAAAAGTACGCAGTTTGTATCACTAGACCTAGACCATGTTCAGGCCGCTGGTGGTGGCAATTCAATACATGGGTTATTAGTCTCGCCATTTTTTAGAAAATACCAAGCCATATTAGATTTTGGTACTAATACACTGACAATTAAACTAAATGAGATAAAGGGGTCAAATCTTGACTTCAGACATCAAATTGCAAATAGCTAAAGCGTCCTAATATAACCCATTATATTTCTCTAAAAGCGGAGCGCCTCAAATCCTCTTTGTGAATTAATCAGCTTTAAACAACATCAGCTTAGCATCTTTCCCATCAGTTAATATGGCTACATTACCTTGAGTAGTTACAAATACATCTCTTAATCGTCCTGTTGCTTCTGGAAATACATGCGACTGGGTGAATTTACCATTCGCTAAATTAACGCTGTAGAGTTTTTTATCTACAAGCGTGGTGATGAGCACATGTTTTTGAAGCGAAGGGAATGCGGCGTGTTTAGAGCCATAATACGCCATACCCGATGGAGCGATTGATGGCGTCCAATCTACGCTTGGTTTTTGCATGCCTGGGTAGTCTCTAAATGGAGATATGCGCGCTTGCGAGTAATCGTCACCGTTTGTAATGACTGGCCAACCGTAATTATTTCCAGCCGTTAAATAATTTAGCTCGTCGCCACCTGCGGGGCCATGTTCGTGGCTTACAATTTGTTGCGTGTCATAGTCGTACACTAAACCTTGAAGGTTACGGTGCCCATATGAATACACTGCATGAGCTGTTGGGTTTTTGTGGTCAATAAAAGGGTTATTTTTGGGTGTTTTGCCATTTGCTGAAATGCGCAGTGTTTTGCCAAGCTGGCTAGTTACTACTTGTGCTTGCTCTCTGTAGTCAAAACCATCGCCACTTGAAAACAGTATAGTGTTATCGGGGAGAATAAGGGCGCGACCAGAGTAATGTTGTGGTGTGTCTTTATCTGTGGCTACGTTGTAAATGATGGTTGGCGTTGTAAAACGTGTACCGTTGAAGGTAGCTTTAGCTATTACGAGCCTGTTTGCATCAAGATTGCCTTGGGCGTAGGTAAAAATAACTTCTTTGGACTTAGCAAAATTAGGCGTGAGTACTATATCAAGTAAACCACCTTGACCTGCAACGTATAAACCTTCAAGTGGTAATTTTATTCTACTTTGCTCGTTATTTTTAATAACCACTACGTGGCCGTCGCGTTCGGTTATTAACCATGTGCCATCGGGCAGTTGCACCATACTCCAAGGCGAGTTTAGCTGTGTAGCGAGTGTTTGCGTTGTATATTGTTTTTTAGGTAATGCATTGTTTGCATTGACGTTAAATGAGAAGAGCAGGAATAGTATAAAAAGCGAGATGCATTGTTTACCGCGCAAGCCTTTGCTACTGTATGAAAAATTATTTAGTTTAAATTGAGATAACCATGTTGTTTTTAACACGCATACTCCCTTCATTTTTAGTTGCTTGGTTACTAACGTTTACGCTTGCTAGCTTGTTTCATAGCCAATACGTTGTCAATCAATTAGTTAATGTAGGTGTAGTTGTGGAGTTTGCAGACCGTGTTAATTTAACACTCGAAGATTGGTTAGGTTTACTTCCTACGTATGGCGCTATTATTGCCCTTGCACTCACTATTGCTTTTTTAGTGACTTGGTTTATTAATAAAAAATTAAAAGCACATAGTACTGGGCTGTTTGTTATAGCGGGTATAGCCGCTTTTGCGACGGCGCTCATTGCGATTGAGTCTATTATGAATATAACCATTATTGCTGGCGCAAGAGGGTGGGGCTTTTATTTACAATTGGTTGCAGGCGCTATTGGCGGTTACGCGTTTGCAAAACTAATTAAAGTATTTGAAAACATAAAGTTAAACTAAGTGTTTTTTAAGGCTAGTTCCTTAGCTAAAGCCGCTGTTTAATGAAAACCACGGCTTTTTAAAACCCTTTTTATACTTTATTAAAAAAATAAACCAATGAGTTTGTAACTACTTAAGCCAAAAATAAGCATTAACACAGGTAGAGTAACTAGGTTTAAAATAAACGAGTTGGTAAATTTCCCCATGACCGATTTTTGATTTACTAACCACACTAAGTAAATAGTGATAACAGGAAGTAATAAACCATTAGCTGCTTGGGCAAATATTATAACTGCGACAGGGTCTAACCCAAGAGATGCTACCGCAGCACCAAATAATAAGATGATAATAGCAACGCTTTTAAAGCGAGTACTTGCCATATCGTTTGACCAACCTAACATACCACATACGGCATAGGCCCCAGCAAGCGGCGCGGTTATTGCGCTAGTTAGCCCTGCGGCAAACAACCCTATAGCAAAAAAGTAATGGGCTCCATCACCGAGCAAGGGCTCTAGTTGTACTGCCATGTTTGCTGCGCTAATTTGCCCTGCGTTTGTTCCATAAAAAGCGACCGACGCGGTAGATAAAATAGCTAATGTGATTACACCACCCAAAGTAATTGAAAGGCCAGTATCAACATTGGTTTGCTTAATTACTTTTTGTAAGTCACTTTTGCTGTCGTGCTTAGCTGCTAAAACGCCAGAGTGCAAAAACAGGTTGTACGGCACTATGGTTGTACCAACCAACGCTAAAACAGTTGTTATTGAGCCTTCGGGCAAGCTTGGCGTAAAGCCTGACAATATATCAGCCAGTGATGGTGAAGCCATGATCAATGTCGATATAAACACCAAGCTCATTAAAATCACTAATACTATAAGTGCGTTTTCTACCACTTTATGTTTGCCGCTATAAAGTAACCCGGCACTTAAAAAAGCAATTAGAGGGGTCCATATTTGCGGATTAACGTTTGGAAATATGCCAATTAATCCCATACTCGCGCCACTTAAATTACCCGCTTCGTATGCTGCACTGCCAACACCTATGGCGCTGATCACTAAAAATATGGCTAACGATTTAAATAGCGGGGTTTGAATATTTGCCCTAAGTGCTTGCGCTAAGTCTTGGCCTGTTGCAACGCCAAGGCGTGCCGCCATTGATTGCAGTAATATAGTGGCAATAACTGAAAATAGTAATGTCCAAATAAGCGCAAAACCAAAGTTTGCGCCTGCCACACTGGCTGTAGTGATTGTACCTGGCCCAATAAAGGCAGCAGTGACGAGTAATCCTGGACCTAATCGCATAATTTACCTTAATAGTGTTATTGCATGTTGCTATTTAAAGTTACACCTAACGTTTAAAACCAATAATTATACGCCAAGCCTGTTGTGTATTGCCGCCACTTAAAATAAGTG
This DNA window, taken from Pseudoalteromonas marina, encodes the following:
- the serS gene encoding serine--tRNA ligase; its protein translation is MLDSKYLRQDVEQTAARLAARGYELDVAKVTELEEQRKTLQVKTQELQSQRNASAKAIGQAKAKGEDAQPLLDAVANLGSELDATKKAQDEVLNAINDIALAIPNLPDESVPEGADEDDNVEILTWGTPKKYDFEVKDHVDVGQDLNGLDFEMGVKISGARFTVMRGQVARMHRALTQYMLDTHTDTNGYTEMYVPYLVNSASLYGTSQLPKFAGDLFHTLGLVNDDGEQQAGFSLIPTAEVPLTNSARDEIYDESDLPIRLTAHTPCFRSEAGSYGRDTRGLIRQHQFDKVELVQLVKPEDSMQALEELTGHAEQILQALELPYRKVILCMGDMGFGAAKTYDLEVWLPAQDTYREISSCSNMVDFQARRMQARFRREGAKKPELLHTLNGSGLAVGRTLVAILENYQQADGSVVVPEVLRPYMGGLEVIGKA
- a CDS encoding PQQ-dependent sugar dehydrogenase — its product is MLKTTWLSQFKLNNFSYSSKGLRGKQCISLFILFLLFSFNVNANNALPKKQYTTQTLATQLNSPWSMVQLPDGTWLITERDGHVVVIKNNEQSRIKLPLEGLYVAGQGGLLDIVLTPNFAKSKEVIFTYAQGNLDANRLVIAKATFNGTRFTTPTIIYNVATDKDTPQHYSGRALILPDNTILFSSGDGFDYREQAQVVTSQLGKTLRISANGKTPKNNPFIDHKNPTAHAVYSYGHRNLQGLVYDYDTQQIVSHEHGPAGGDELNYLTAGNNYGWPVITNGDDYSQARISPFRDYPGMQKPSVDWTPSIAPSGMAYYGSKHAAFPSLQKHVLITTLVDKKLYSVNLANGKFTQSHVFPEATGRLRDVFVTTQGNVAILTDGKDAKLMLFKAD
- a CDS encoding replication-associated recombination protein A, which gives rise to MSNLGFNFGPDVRPLAARMRPTTLDEYIGQQHLLSSDKPLHQAIVAGRCHSLILWGPPGVGKTTLAQIIANHADAELIQMSAVTAGVKDIRDSVTQAHDNLQSRGQRTLMFVDEVHRFNKSQQDAFLPHIEDGTFIFVGATTENPSFALNNAILSRARVYVLKSLADTDLYTVIERALEQDEQLNQKNIVIANNAKKALCQASGGDARKVLNLLEQAVDLTTEHNGTYNVDEHVLSQVLPTHLAKYDKGGDEFYDLISAFHKSVRGSSPDGALYWYCRILAGGGDPLYVARRLLAIATEDIGNADPRAMEVALNAWDIFQRVGPSEGERAIAQATLYLASAPKSNAVYMAFNQAKADAKNEPSYPVPEHLRNAPTNLMKDLGYGAEYRYAHNEEGAFAAGEKYLPPEMDGKEYYLPSDRGLEQKIKQKLDYLKERDAQSPLKRYEND
- a CDS encoding integron integrase translates to MKSPFLTMIAEQMYLKRYAKSTIKAYLYWIASFIRFNSMRHPTTMGDNEVELFLNHLVNQQNVAPNTQAQALNALSFLFKEVIKKPLSLSLGFIKSKRATKLPIVLTQQEINNFFKVCSAKHYLPCGLLYGSGMRLMEVLRLRVHDIDFDYNCIRIWDGKGGKNRVVTLAVELIPQLRSQIQLVDSYLQLDLKNPLYSGAYMPHLLRKKYPNHNRQLGWQYLFSSHKLSIDPESKQLRRHHIDEKQLQRAVKQAADDAKIRKHVTPHTLRHSFATHLLQSGADIRTVQAQLGHSDVRTTQIYTHVLQQGANGVVSPFSRL
- the lolA gene encoding outer membrane lipoprotein chaperone LolA; protein product: MKKLNSLLLVLSGLIAAPSFADDSQALQDKLATLKSFKAQFAQKVTDKEGQAVMQGEGTIALKQPMMIRWEQTNPDDTLFVSNGDKTYYFDSFAEQVTIMNTHSLIDSTPFVLLTSKDPAQWEKYSVQATESGYSVTPNKGVESQVEQLDITFVDNQAGLATLVVTDNSGQLSSFTFNDAKVNTELDATVFEFTPPEGVEIDDQSHGE
- the crcB gene encoding fluoride efflux transporter CrcB, which encodes MIKLYMMIALGGASGACLRFFISETMLKLLGRGFPFGTLAVNILGSLLMGVLYGLIDKQIITVSPAKTLIGIGFLGALTTFSTFSMDSLLLLQQGHFIKMALNIILNVMVCIFMAWLGLQLVMQKG
- a CDS encoding Nramp family divalent metal transporter, yielding MRLGPGLLVTAAFIGPGTITTASVAGANFGFALIWTLLFSVIATILLQSMAARLGVATGQDLAQALRANIQTPLFKSLAIFLVISAIGVGSAAYEAGNLSGASMGLIGIFPNVNPQIWTPLIAFLSAGLLYSGKHKVVENALIVLVILMSLVFISTLIMASPSLADILSGFTPSLPEGSITTVLALVGTTIVPYNLFLHSGVLAAKHDSKSDLQKVIKQTNVDTGLSITLGGVITLAILSTASVAFYGTNAGQISAANMAVQLEPLLGDGAHYFFAIGLFAAGLTSAITAPLAGAYAVCGMLGWSNDMASTRFKSVAIIILLFGAAVASLGLDPVAVIIFAQAANGLLLPVITIYLVWLVNQKSVMGKFTNSFILNLVTLPVLMLIFGLSSYKLIGLFF